The proteins below come from a single Acidobacteriota bacterium genomic window:
- a CDS encoding mannose-1-phosphate guanylyltransferase — protein MTTNFYPVILAGGRGTRFWPLSRKRRAKQLLALDGKQTMIQQTVARLLPITSAKRQWIITNDDLRSAILRQLPKLAPKQILAEPVGRNTAPAIGLAAFFLLRHDPDAVLGLFPSDHVIAEPKQYRETIRRGIEIAAAGENIVVLGIRPTRAETGYGYIEVGNPDANGALQVRRFTEKPDLAKATQFVAAGNYFWNSGMFLWRASTLANALREHLPKTAPILEKIAAAFGTNKFAATFRRLYPKCENISIDYAVLEPRSAKGEGRSNIFCLPSDFGWNDLGSWTSLHEHHARRTQPAENNLISAAAKFTLNAKNNYIHAPGKFVAAVGVSNLVIVETEDALLITTLDQSQDVGKVVKHLDEKKLKKLT, from the coding sequence GCGGGCGGGCGAGGCACACGCTTCTGGCCGCTCAGCCGCAAGCGCCGAGCAAAACAACTCCTGGCACTCGACGGCAAGCAGACCATGATCCAGCAGACCGTGGCTCGCCTACTACCGATCACGTCCGCCAAGCGGCAATGGATTATCACTAACGACGATCTTCGCTCCGCGATCCTGCGGCAATTGCCGAAACTGGCGCCCAAGCAGATCCTCGCAGAGCCTGTCGGTCGCAACACGGCACCTGCGATTGGACTCGCGGCATTCTTCCTGCTTCGCCACGATCCCGACGCCGTGCTCGGACTCTTCCCTTCCGACCATGTTATCGCCGAACCCAAGCAGTATCGGGAGACGATCCGCCGCGGAATAGAAATTGCCGCTGCCGGAGAAAATATCGTTGTCCTCGGGATACGTCCGACGCGCGCCGAAACTGGTTACGGATACATTGAAGTCGGCAATCCAGATGCGAACGGAGCGCTGCAAGTCCGCCGTTTCACAGAAAAACCTGACTTAGCGAAAGCCACCCAGTTTGTCGCGGCTGGGAATTATTTCTGGAACAGCGGCATGTTTCTGTGGCGCGCTTCGACGCTGGCGAACGCGCTCCGCGAGCATCTCCCGAAGACGGCGCCGATTCTTGAGAAGATCGCGGCCGCGTTCGGGACAAACAAGTTTGCAGCAACCTTTCGGCGCCTGTATCCAAAGTGCGAAAACATCAGTATCGATTACGCCGTACTCGAACCTCGCTCGGCGAAAGGCGAAGGCCGGTCGAATATTTTTTGCCTGCCTTCCGATTTCGGCTGGAACGACCTCGGCTCCTGGACATCGCTGCACGAGCATCATGCCCGCCGAACCCAGCCGGCCGAAAATAATCTCATCAGTGCCGCGGCCAAATTCACACTGAACGCCAAGAACAATTACATCCACGCTCCCGGCAAATTTGTAGCGGCGGTTGGAGTCAGTAACCTGGTGATCGTGGAAACAGAAGATGCCCTGCTGATCACAACGCTCGACCAGTCCCAGGACGTAGGTAAAGTAGTCAAACACCTCGACGAGAAGAAGTTGAAGAAGTTGACTTAG
- a CDS encoding phosphoglucomutase/phosphomannomutase family protein — protein sequence MTIKFGTDGWRGFIADDFTFDNVRKVAGAIASYVLKHEEFARGVLVGYDTRYASDRAARLVAQVLAGAGIPVLLANDYTPTPAVSYNVKKLGAAGGVMITSSHNPFNWNGVKFKAKFGGSATPDILKLIEAELRAGAMPSKPTAKIEEVDFKPAYVEAVCEFADLDIIRRANFKFAIDSMYGSGRGVLPGIFDKNGIQYVAIRQDANPLFPGINPEPILPHVSLLQETVKKEKCHAGLATDGDADRIGAVAEDGSFVDAHKCFAILANWLLERRKWPGDLVRAFNTTKMIDRIAAKHGRKMHEVSIGFKYAADLMMTREILIAGEESGGIGFGCFIPERDGVLNALLLANVMAEEGKPMGQLVADLQREYGPHYYGRRDLHISEELKNGAVRRAADPGTTKVGPYKILRKENLDGVKFFLDAPTNGNGADAWLLFRASGTELLLRVYTEASSPELVEEILQAAERFVHQA from the coding sequence ATGACAATCAAATTCGGTACCGACGGCTGGCGCGGCTTCATCGCCGACGACTTCACTTTCGATAACGTACGCAAGGTCGCGGGAGCAATCGCGTCCTACGTTCTCAAGCATGAGGAGTTCGCGCGCGGTGTCCTCGTTGGATATGACACGCGCTACGCGTCTGACCGAGCCGCCCGACTCGTTGCCCAAGTGCTCGCCGGAGCAGGCATCCCCGTCCTACTCGCCAACGACTACACTCCGACTCCGGCCGTGTCTTACAACGTCAAGAAACTCGGGGCCGCCGGCGGGGTGATGATCACCTCCAGCCACAATCCCTTCAACTGGAACGGCGTAAAGTTCAAAGCTAAGTTTGGCGGCTCGGCGACTCCCGACATTTTGAAGTTGATTGAAGCCGAATTGCGCGCGGGCGCGATGCCCTCGAAGCCTACGGCGAAGATTGAAGAAGTAGACTTCAAGCCCGCCTATGTCGAAGCGGTGTGCGAGTTTGCCGACCTCGATATCATTCGCCGCGCGAATTTCAAATTCGCTATCGACTCCATGTACGGCTCGGGACGCGGCGTCCTGCCCGGAATCTTCGACAAGAATGGCATCCAGTACGTTGCGATTCGTCAGGATGCGAATCCATTGTTTCCGGGAATTAATCCGGAACCGATTTTGCCGCACGTTTCCCTGTTGCAGGAAACGGTGAAGAAAGAGAAATGCCATGCCGGCCTCGCGACTGACGGCGACGCCGATCGCATTGGAGCTGTCGCCGAAGACGGAAGTTTCGTCGACGCTCACAAATGTTTCGCGATCCTCGCGAACTGGCTGCTCGAACGCCGGAAGTGGCCGGGCGACCTGGTACGCGCCTTCAATACCACCAAGATGATCGATCGCATCGCCGCCAAGCATGGCCGGAAGATGCACGAAGTTTCCATCGGCTTCAAGTACGCCGCCGACCTCATGATGACGCGCGAAATTCTGATCGCAGGAGAAGAGTCCGGCGGCATCGGGTTTGGCTGCTTTATTCCCGAGCGCGACGGCGTGCTGAACGCTCTGCTGCTCGCTAACGTGATGGCGGAAGAAGGCAAGCCGATGGGCCAACTGGTCGCCGATCTGCAGCGCGAATACGGACCGCACTACTATGGCCGTCGCGATCTTCATATTTCGGAAGAACTGAAGAATGGTGCAGTCCGCCGCGCCGCCGACCCGGGTACGACGAAGGTCGGACCTTACAAGATCCTGCGCAAAGAGAATCTGGACGGCGTGAAGTTTTTTCTCGACGCGCCCACGAACGGCAATGGTGCCGACGCCTGGCTGCTGTTCCGTGCCTCGGGAACGGAATTGTTGCTGCGGGTGTATACGGAAGCGTCCTCGCCTGAACTGGTGGAAGAGATCCTGCAGGCGGCGGAACGCTTCGTGCATCAGGCGTAG
- a CDS encoding M48 family metallopeptidase has protein sequence MGLLLLVLLLATGWSGALRDLALKGASTNYSLAVFLYVLMLTAISRALGFPLDYYSFRLEHRYHLSNQRTRSWLWDEFKGLIVGLVFATIVVELLYLLIRYVQHWWLVAWALFLGLFVLLAQLAPVVLFPIFYKFEPLDNEELRKRLVVLSERAGTRVRGVYKWNLSEKSKKANAALTGLGATRRIILADTLLDQYSNDEIEAVLAHELGHHVHRHILKSILVQAGITLAGFYLANEVLRYAVERANMYERMSDFANLPLLVLVATLLSFLLMPALNAYSRFNERQADRYCFQSVASVEPFITSMNKLAEQNLAEKTPSRWVEWLFHSHPAIAKRVAAAQAWAKAH, from the coding sequence ATGGGACTTCTGCTGCTCGTCCTGCTGCTCGCCACCGGCTGGAGCGGTGCCCTCCGCGATCTCGCCCTCAAAGGTGCATCGACCAACTATTCGTTGGCTGTGTTTCTTTACGTACTCATGCTGACGGCGATCAGCCGTGCCTTAGGATTCCCGCTCGATTACTACAGCTTCCGGCTTGAGCATCGCTACCACCTTTCCAACCAGCGAACCCGGTCCTGGTTGTGGGACGAATTCAAGGGTCTCATCGTCGGACTGGTGTTCGCCACGATTGTCGTGGAGTTGCTCTATCTGCTGATTCGCTACGTGCAACATTGGTGGCTGGTAGCGTGGGCGCTTTTCCTAGGATTGTTCGTGCTGCTCGCGCAACTGGCGCCAGTCGTGCTCTTCCCGATCTTCTACAAATTTGAGCCGCTCGACAATGAAGAATTGAGAAAGCGCCTGGTTGTCCTCAGCGAACGAGCAGGCACGCGGGTGCGCGGCGTCTACAAATGGAATCTTTCGGAGAAGAGCAAGAAAGCGAACGCTGCCCTGACCGGCTTGGGCGCAACACGGCGTATCATCCTTGCCGACACACTGCTCGATCAATACTCCAACGATGAGATCGAAGCTGTTCTCGCCCATGAACTCGGCCACCACGTTCACCGGCATATTTTGAAAAGTATTCTCGTGCAGGCGGGGATCACGCTGGCCGGCTTTTATCTGGCGAATGAAGTGCTGCGCTATGCGGTCGAGCGCGCCAATATGTATGAGAGGATGTCCGACTTCGCCAACCTGCCGCTGCTGGTGCTGGTCGCAACCTTGCTCTCATTTCTCTTGATGCCTGCCCTGAATGCCTATTCCCGCTTCAATGAGCGGCAGGCGGACCGGTATTGTTTCCAGTCCGTAGCTAGTGTCGAGCCATTTATTACGTCGATGAACAAATTAGCGGAACAGAATCTAGCTGAGAAAACTCCGTCCCGGTGGGTCGAATGGCTATTCCATTCCCATCCCGCAATCGCGAAGCGTGTAGCCGCTGCGCAAGCCTGGGCGAAAGCACACTGA
- the kdsB gene encoding 3-deoxy-manno-octulosonate cytidylyltransferase, whose amino-acid sequence MKVVAVIPARLASTRLPRKMLREIAGDPLLAWVYQGVRRCATLDEVVIATDSEEILAFCRGRGFEARMTSSEHRSGTERVHEISNSVAADVYLNVQGDEPLTKPEHIDSLIAVMRRPGVEVGTLKTPAEEVDVNNPSAVKVVTDSNGRALYFSRATIPFDRDQTHPRYFKHLGFYGYRKDALDRFVRWPESGLERSERLEQLRFLENGIPIYVAETPFDSVGVDTEEDVKRVEVILRGQR is encoded by the coding sequence ATGAAAGTTGTGGCCGTTATTCCGGCGCGGCTCGCTTCGACACGGCTGCCGCGTAAAATGCTGCGCGAGATTGCGGGTGATCCCTTGCTGGCCTGGGTCTATCAGGGCGTGCGGCGCTGCGCGACGCTCGACGAGGTCGTCATCGCGACCGACTCCGAGGAGATTCTGGCGTTTTGCCGGGGACGCGGGTTCGAGGCGCGCATGACTTCGTCCGAGCATCGATCGGGTACGGAGCGTGTGCATGAGATCTCTAACTCGGTTGCCGCAGACGTGTATTTGAATGTTCAGGGAGACGAACCGCTCACGAAGCCGGAGCATATCGACAGCTTGATCGCCGTGATGCGACGTCCGGGCGTCGAGGTGGGGACGCTGAAGACACCCGCAGAGGAAGTGGACGTCAACAACCCGAGCGCGGTGAAAGTCGTGACCGATTCGAACGGCCGCGCGCTCTACTTTTCGCGGGCGACAATTCCTTTTGATCGCGACCAGACGCATCCACGGTATTTCAAGCACCTCGGCTTTTACGGCTATCGCAAGGACGCGCTGGACCGGTTTGTCCGCTGGCCGGAGTCTGGATTGGAACGCAGCGAACGGTTGGAACAGCTGCGCTTTCTCGAAAACGGAATCCCCATCTATGTGGCCGAAACGCCGTTTGATTCCGTCGGCGTGGATACGGAAGAGGATGTGAAGCGAGTGGAAGTGATCCTGCGAGGTCAGAGGTGA